In Vigna unguiculata cultivar IT97K-499-35 chromosome 3, ASM411807v1, whole genome shotgun sequence, a single genomic region encodes these proteins:
- the LOC114179230 gene encoding uncharacterized protein LOC114179230 → MAPPRRTSQSSQGDVPDIARAIEAMVTAMAQQSVAMMQQHEASMQRQAASLEQQQAVMQKMEAARVAAEDAHRQHMEALRQLEENRDLERIYDAKMCPAENRLAFSVYMPTGEAEHWWSSTKSILEERDEPVTWETFRERFLSEYFPNNIRKFENALRGNIRLMVAPLSIKDFATLVEKAWVMEKMKREVEGQRPQQSQPPQSTDGPSGSKPRHEDWRRPYDRPHHQPQGFRSFSPQQGRVQCYICGGPHLRSACPRMEGYRRCNNCGKEDHFGKDCPNLARAATRPPVHTPHQHQRRDRGNRPQATDKVYAMTGVEAAGSSNLVMGRCMIAGESLCVLFDSGATHSFVSFTCVEHLGLLVREL, encoded by the exons atggcacctcctcgtaggacttcACAATCATCTCAGGGAGACGTACCTGATATCGCCAGAgcaatagaggcgatggtaaCGGCTATGGCGCAGCAGAGTGTTGCGATGATGCAGCAAcatgaggcatccatgcagcgacaggcggcgtcgcttgagcagcagcagGCAGTGATGCAGAAAATGGAGGCTGCGagggtagctgctgaggatgctcatcggcagCACATGGAAGCCCTCCGCcagctggaggagaacagg GACCTGGAGCGCATCTATGACGCCAAGATGTGCCCCGCAGAGAACAGGTTGGCATTTTCAGTGTATATGCCCACGGGGGaggcggagcattggtggagTAGCACCAAATCCatcctggaggagagggatgagccaGTGACATGGGAGACTTTCAGAGAGAGATTCCTCTCAGAGTACTTCCCAAACAACATTcg GAAGTTCGAGAATGCGCTTCGTGGTAAcatccgcttgatggtggctcccttgtccatcaaggattttgccaCTCTAGTGGAGAAGGCctgggtgatggagaagatgaagcgtgaGGTGGAAGGTCAGCGCCCACAGCAGTCACAACCGCCTCAGAGTACCgatggaccatctgggtccaagcccaGACATGAGGATTGGAGGAGACCATATGATAGACCCCACCATCAGCCTCAGGGGTTTAGGAGCTTTTCTCCTCAGCAGGGCCGAGTTCAGTGTTACATATGTGGAGGACCCCACCTGAGGAGCGCTTGTCCACGTATGGAGGGTTACCGCAGGTGCAACAATTGTGGCAAGGAAGaccactttgggaaggattgtcCCAACCTTGCCAGGGCAGCAACACGCCCTCCTGTTCATACCCCTCACCAGCACCAGCGGagagacagaggcaacaggcctcaggcaaCGGACAAAGTCTATGCCATGACCGGAGTAGAGGCGGCAGGCTCAAGTAATCTTGTTATGGGTCGATGCATGATAGCGGGTGAATCTTTGTGTGTACTatttgattctggagcgacacactcatttgtgtcatTTACTTGTGTGGAACATTTAGGTCTGCTGGTGCGCGAGCTGTAG
- the LOC114179598 gene encoding guanosine nucleotide diphosphate dissociation inhibitor At5g09550, which yields MDEEYDVIVLGTGLKECILSGLLSVDGLKVLHMDRNDYYGGASTSLNLTQLWKRFRSDDKPPEDLGSSREYNVDMIPKFMMANGALVRVLIHTNVTKYLNFKAVDGSFVYNKGKIYKVPATDVEALKSPLMGLFEKRRARKFFIYVQDYDQNDPKSHEGLDLNQTTARQLISKYGLEDDTIDFIGHALALHRDDSYLDEPAKDFVERVKIYAESLARFQGGSPYIYPLYGLGELPQAFARLSAVYGGTYMLNKPECKVEFDENGKAIGVTSEGETAKCKKVVCDPSYLSDKVQKVGRVSRAICIMSHPIPETHDSHSAQVILPQKQLGRKSDMYLFCCSYAHNVAPKGKFIAFVTTEAETEHPEVELKPGIDLLGPVDEIFYDMYDRFEPCNDHEADGCFISTSYDPTTHFETTVKDVVGMYSKITGKVLDLSVDLSAASAATED from the exons ATGGATGAAGAGTACGATGTAATTGTGTTGGGCACAGGTCTCAAGGAATGCATCCTCAGTGGTCTTCTCTCTGTTGATGGCCTCAAG GTGTTGCACATGGATAGAAATGACTACTATGGAGGGGCTTCTACATCTCTCAATCTTACACAG CTATGGAAACGATTTAGGTCAGATGACAAGCCACCAGAGGACTTAGGCTCCAGCAGAGAATACAATGTTGATATGATACCTAAG TTTATGATGGCGAATGGAGCTTTAGTCCGTGTTCTCATTCACACAAATGTCACAAAGTACTTGAACTTCAAAGCCGTGGATGGAAGCTTTGTGTATAACAAGGGAAAG ATATACAAAGTCCCCGCAACAGATGTTGAAGCACTGAAATCACCTTTAATGGGACTGTTTGAGAAGCGTCGTGCTCGGAAGTTCTTCATTTATGTCCAAGATTATGACCAGAATGATCCCAAATCTCACGAAGGACTAGATTTGAATCAAACTACAGCAAGACAGCTGATATC GAAATATGGATTGGAAGATGATACAATTGACTTCATAGGTCATGCCTTGGCACTTCATCGTGATGACAGCTACTTGGATGAGCCAGCCAAGGattttgtggagagagttaaG ATTTATGCAGAGTCCCTAGCACGCTTTCAAGGAGGTTCACCTTACATATATCCACTATATGGACTGGGAGAGTTGCCTCAG GCATTTGCACGTCTAAGTGCTGTGTACGGTGGAACTTACATGCTGAACAAACCAGAATGCAAG GTAGAATTTGACGAAAATGGGAAAGCCATAGGTGTGACTTCAGAAGGAGAAACAGCCAAATGCAAGAAAGTTGTGTGTGATCCATCATATCTATCTGATAAG GTTCAAAAGGTTGGAAGGGTTTCACGTGCAATATGTATTATGAGCCATCCTATTCCAGAAACCCATGACTCTCACTCAGCACAAGTCATTCTGCCACAGAAGCAGCTTGGTCGCAAGTCAGATAT GTATCTGTTCTGCTGCTCTTATGCTCATAATGTAGCACCCAAAGGAAAATTTATTGCTTTTGTTACAACAGAAGCAGAGACTGAGCACCCTGAGGTGGAATTGAAGCCTGGTATTGATCTTCTTGGACCTGTAGATGAGATATTCTATGACATGTATGACAGGTTTGAACCCTGCAATGACCATGAGGCTGATGGTTGTTTCATCTCTACT AGCTATGATCCTACCACACACTTTGAAACCACAGTTAAAGACGTGGTCGGGATGTACAGCAAAATCACTGGAAAG GTTCTTGATCTTTCTGTGGACTTGAGTGCCGCAAGTGCTGCAACTGAAGATTGA